GAATAGTGGAGCCCGTTTTCAGCCAGTGCCTGCACCTGCTTGACCAGCTGAAGCATTTCGTTTTGATTCTTCATGCCTGTTTCAAAGAACTCTCAATTTAGCATATTTCTGACTATCTTCGCATCATGAAAGGCGGAAACAGCAGATGTGATCTGAAAGACAGAAAGAGATTACCCTCCTGGATGCGAATGCAGATGCCGGGAGGTGACCGCTATATGCAGGTGAAGGAGCAGGTAGTCAGGCATGGGCTGCATACCATCTGCACCAGTGGAAACTGTCCCAATATCGGGGAATGCTGGGCGGCCGGAACGGCCACCTTTATGATCCTGGGGGATATTTGTACCCGTTCCTGCAAGTTTTGTGCGGTAAAGACCGGGAAACCCCTGCCGGTGGATGAGGAAGAACCCCTTCGTCTGGCGCGTACCATCCGGACCATGGGGATCCGGCATGCGGTGCTTACCTCGGTGGACCGGGATGATCTGGAGGATAAGGGCGCAGGATTCTGGGCCCGCACCATCCAAATCCTGAAAGAGGAGGTGCCCGGTCTGACCATGGAGACTCTGATTCCCGATTTTGATGCTCTTCCCGGGCTGGTTCAGCTGGTCATTGATGCAGCTCCGGAGGTGATCTCCCATAACCTGGAGACCGTGGAGCGGCTTACTCCCCGGGTCAGATCCAGGGCCCGGTACC
The Bacteroidales bacterium genome window above contains:
- the lipA gene encoding lipoyl synthase, encoding MKGGNSRCDLKDRKRLPSWMRMQMPGGDRYMQVKEQVVRHGLHTICTSGNCPNIGECWAAGTATFMILGDICTRSCKFCAVKTGKPLPVDEEEPLRLARTIRTMGIRHAVLTSVDRDDLEDKGAGFWARTIQILKEEVPGLTMETLIPDFDALPGLVQLVIDAAPEVISHNLETVERLTPRVRSRARYQRSLQVISQIAQSALISKSGIMLGLGETEQEILQTMDDLIGSGCEVLTLGQYLQPTLAHMPVDEYIHPDKFEYYRKQAHAKGFRAVESSPLVRSSYHAGKHASIKKGRTNG